In Dama dama isolate Ldn47 chromosome X, ASM3311817v1, whole genome shotgun sequence, one genomic interval encodes:
- the GPR119 gene encoding glucose-dependent insulinotropic receptor — MESSVSFGVILAVLASLIIATNALVAMAVLPLIFKNDSVSLCFTLNLAVADALLGLAISGLVTDQLSSPARPTEKTLCSLRMAFVTSSAAASVLTVMLIAFDRYLAIKWPLRYFQIMNGFVVGTCLAGLWLVSNLIGFLPLGIHGFQQTTYRGSCSFFAVFHPRFVLTLSCVGFFPALLLFVFFYCDILKIASMHSQQIRNTEHAGALAGAHRPPRTPSDLKAVRTVAILIGSFTLSWSPFLITGIVQVACQECRLYLVLEQYLWLLGVGNSLLNPLIYACWQKEVQQQFSKMALAMKKGLAACLLLLARDGDPEGHRESVRYITTMSHLEPEG, encoded by the coding sequence ATGGAATCATCTGTCTCATTTGGAGTGATCCTTGCTGTCCTGGCCTCCCTCATTATTGCTACTAATGCCCTTGTGGCCATGGCGGTACTGCCGTTGATCTTCAAGAATGATAGCGTCAGTCTCTGTTTCACCTTGAATCTGGCTGTGGCTGATGCCTTGCTTGGCCTGGCCATCTCTGGCCTAGTCACAGACCAGCTCTCCAGCCCGGCTCGGCCCACGGAGAAGACGCTGTGCAGCCTTCGGATGGCATTTGTCACTTCTTCTGCAGCCGCCTCTGTCCTCACGGTCATGCTGATTGCCTTTGACAGGTACCTTGCCATCAAGTGGCCCCTCCGCTATTTCCAGATCATGAATGGGTTCGTGGTCGGGACCTGCCTTGCCGGGCTGTGGTTGGTGTCTAACCTCATTGGTTTCCTTCCCCTCGGGATCCACGGATTCCAGCAGACCACCTACAGGGGGTCCTGCAGCTTCTTCGCTGTGTTTCACCCGCGCTTCGTGCTGACCCTCTCCTGCGTCGGCTTCTTTCCAGCCCTGTTGCTCTTTGTCTTTTTCTACTGTGACATACTCAAGATCGCCTCCATGCACAGCCAGCAGATCCGCAACACGGAGCATGCGGGAGCCCTGGCCGGGGCTCACCGGCCCCCACGGACCCCCAGTGACTTAAAGGCTGTGCGCACAGTGGCCATTCTCATTGGTAGCTTCACGCTGTCCTGGTCCCCATTCCTTATCACGGGCATTGTGCAGGTGGCCTGCCAGGAGTGCCGCCTCTACCTGGTGCTGGAGCAGTACCTGTGGCTGCTCGGCGTGGGCAACTCCCTGCTGAACCCACTCATCTATGCCTGTTGGCAGAAGGAGGTGCAGCAACAGTTCTCCAAGATGGCCCTGGCTATGAAGAAGGGGCTCGCCGCATGCCTTCTTCTCTTGGCCAGGGATGGGGACCCAGAGGGGCACAGGGAAAGTGTGCGTTACATCACCACCATGTCCCACTTAGAGCCTGAAGGCTAA